The Metabacillus schmidteae genome has a segment encoding these proteins:
- the sspI gene encoding small acid-soluble spore protein SspI — translation MNLNLRHAVISNVSGNSQDQLQDTIVDAIQSGEEKMLPGLGVLFEVIWQHANEEDKKEMLTTLEQGLNKNVQ, via the coding sequence TTGAACTTAAATCTTCGACATGCCGTTATATCAAATGTTTCCGGAAATTCTCAAGATCAACTGCAAGATACAATTGTGGATGCTATTCAAAGTGGTGAAGAAAAAATGCTTCCCGGTTTAGGGGTTCTCTTTGAGGTCATTTGGCAACATGCAAATGAAGAAGATAAAAAAGAAATGTTAACAACACTGGAGCAAGGCCTTAATAAAAATGTACAATAA